The following DNA comes from Hyalangium minutum.
CACCACATCCATGCCGAGATCCCGGGCGCGGGAGATCTCGACGTTGGCCGAGATGCCACAGTCCAGGGTGACCAGGACGCGCGTGCCCTCGGCTGCCAGCTTCTCCACCGCCTGAACGTTCAGGCCATAGCCCTCGCCCAACCGGTGAGGGATGTATGTGCCAGGCTGGGCACCCAACTCGCGAAGGAAGATGCTGAGCAGGGAGGTGGAGCAGACGCCGTCGACGTCGTAGTCGCCGTAGAGGGTGATCTTCTCGTGGGTGCGGAGGGCCCGGGTGATGCGCTCGACAGCGGCGCCCATGCCCTTCATTCGGAAGGGATCCGGCAGGTCCGCGAGTTTGTCAGAGAGGAAGGCGGAGGCAGCTTCAGGAGTGCGGAAGCCGCGGTGTGTGAGGATGCGAGCAGGCAGCGGATGCAGGCCGAGCTCACCGGCCAGCGCCTTCGCCTGCTGATCAACCGTCTCGGGTAACACCCACCGCACCGCGAGGCTCCTTCCCGGGTTGGGAGCTACAACCCGGGATCAACATCGATGAACAGGCATGACATTACCCCAATGGTCTGACCAAGGAAGCCCGACCCGAGGGATGACCTTTCCCCTCCTGAACATGCGTTCAGACGAGCGCTCGCCTGGCCCCTTGGGTGGGGACGCCGCCGAGTGCACGCGTGCGCAGCTTGAGTGCACACGAGGTGACTCAAGGAGGCAGGAATGATTCGGAGCGGACTGCGGGCGATGGCGCTGGTGGTGGGACTGGGGGTTGCGGGAACGGCGCTGGCGCAGGACGAAGGGCCGAAGGGCAAGGTGAAGGTGTTCCTGAAGGGCGGCGTGAGCGACTACACGGGCGACGTGGGCGACGGCATCGACACGGGCCCGGCGTGGGGTCTCACGGTGAACGTGCAGCCGCTGCGGCTGCTCGGGTTCGAGCTGGGCTACGAGGGCTCGAGGAACACCGTGTCGAACGATCTGCTGCCGGACGCGACGCTGACGCGCAACGGAGCGACGGGGCTGGTGAAGATCGCGCCGCCGTTCATCGACGTGGTGAAGCCGTTCGTGGCGGCGGGCTTGGGGGCCTCGTACATCTCGGCGAAGGGGGGGGCGGGGCTGTACGACTCGGACCTGGTGGAGGAGGTGCCGGTGGCGGCGGGCATCGAGTTCAACACGGGCAACCTGACGACGGGCGTGCGCGCGACGTACCGGTGGCTGGTGGACGAGAGCTTCGCGGAGAACACCGAGCCGGGCAATCCGCAGGGAGGCCTCTTCGACGCCGCGCTCACGATCGGCGGCCGCTTCTAGCGGCAGCGTGTGGCGGGGGGATGAGCCAGGCCCCCTGCTCCGCTTAGCCTCCCGTTACGTATCGTTGGCGAAGAGCTTCGGCGCGCTTCGCCAACTTGTCCCGTAAAGACTGGGGACGCAGGATCTCTGCTTCTTCACCAAAGCTCAGCACCCAAGCCTCCACCTCAGGGCACACGCACACGTCGAGGTGGATGTGAACCTCACCACCCAAGACCACCGCTCGCTGTGAGCGATGCCAGCGATGACTCTTCACATGCGCGGCCCAGCGCGCATGCAGCTTCAGTTCCACATGCTCGACGGGCTGGTCTTCCATCATGAAGATGCCGAAGCTCCGAGCAAAGACCTGTTCAGGATCGTACTCCGCTTTGGTGGGGTACTTGAAGGGGCGCCCTTCTGCCTCGGCGCTGCGAATGCGCGAGAAACGGAACGAACGGAGTTCCCCGGTACGCTCACGTCCAAGCAGGTAGAGCTGGTGGTTGTAGACGGCGAGTGACAGCGGCTCCACGCGTCTTGAGCGGACCACGCTAGCGAAATCCTCGTAATCGATACG
Coding sequences within:
- a CDS encoding outer membrane beta-barrel protein, translated to MIRSGLRAMALVVGLGVAGTALAQDEGPKGKVKVFLKGGVSDYTGDVGDGIDTGPAWGLTVNVQPLRLLGFELGYEGSRNTVSNDLLPDATLTRNGATGLVKIAPPFIDVVKPFVAAGLGASYISAKGGAGLYDSDLVEEVPVAAGIEFNTGNLTTGVRATYRWLVDESFAENTEPGNPQGGLFDAALTIGGRF
- a CDS encoding helix-turn-helix transcriptional regulator; its protein translation is MSSDLEKRRFTQLHRTVQLIADLMAGKSHDRNSAAAALGIQPVSADRQLKAIARLPGVKVVKEGRRRVFRFDAAAISDPPSLAVLIGASFGASLGPLFEGTPYQKAFSDARDHLLRQSRRRGDFSEVERKFVFLSQGGEISLPEKGAQLDELIAALLEQYPVRIDYEDFASVVRSRRVEPLSLAVYNHQLYLLGRERTGELRSFRFSRIRSAEAEGRPFKYPTKAEYDPEQVFARSFGIFMMEDQPVEHVELKLHARWAAHVKSHRWHRSQRAVVLGGEVHIHLDVCVCPEVEAWVLSFGEEAEILRPQSLRDKLAKRAEALRQRYVTGG